In the genome of bacterium HR34, one region contains:
- the ahpF_2 gene encoding NADH dehydrogenase: MVYDVVIIGAGPAGITAAIYATRKGLKCVLVAQKVGGEQLAATSQIENYPPFKSVESGKKLMDMFYENLKHYNVPVFEGEVVKSIKKEGDVFIVECKLNKYQGKTLIVASGKAPRKLNIPGEKEFEGKGVSFCSICDGPLFKGKDVAVIGAGKYLIEPINDLLGIANKIYVLEFAPRIVFKKEFLEKIEKFKNVQIITSAQVVEIFGDKFVKGLKYINRDTKEIKELRVDGIFVAMGSTISNEFVRGFLELNEKGEVIVNHKTMETSQKGVFAAGDIIDSEFKQIVISAGQGAIAALSAFRYLSGI, encoded by the coding sequence ATGGTTTACGATGTTGTTATAATAGGAGCAGGGCCGGCTGGCATAACTGCCGCTATTTATGCTACAAGAAAAGGGTTAAAGTGTGTTTTGGTGGCGCAGAAGGTTGGTGGAGAACAGTTGGCAGCAACTTCCCAAATAGAAAATTATCCTCCTTTCAAATCAGTGGAATCTGGAAAGAAGTTAATGGATATGTTTTATGAAAATTTGAAGCATTATAATGTTCCTGTTTTTGAAGGAGAAGTTGTGAAATCTATTAAAAAAGAAGGTGATGTTTTTATTGTTGAGTGTAAACTTAATAAATATCAAGGGAAAACTCTTATTGTTGCTTCTGGTAAAGCGCCAAGAAAATTAAATATCCCTGGCGAAAAAGAATTTGAAGGGAAAGGTGTGAGTTTTTGTTCTATTTGTGATGGCCCCTTGTTTAAAGGAAAAGATGTTGCTGTTATTGGCGCTGGTAAATACTTAATTGAACCGATTAATGATTTGTTGGGTATTGCCAATAAAATATATGTTTTGGAATTTGCTCCAAGAATTGTTTTTAAAAAAGAGTTTTTGGAGAAAATAGAAAAGTTTAAAAATGTCCAAATTATAACTTCTGCTCAGGTTGTTGAAATTTTTGGAGATAAATTTGTGAAAGGTTTGAAATATATAAACAGAGATACAAAAGAAATAAAAGAGTTAAGGGTTGATGGCATATTTGTGGCAATGGGTTCTACCATAAGCAATGAGTTTGTTAGAGGTTTTTTGGAGTTGAATGAAAAAGGAGAGGTAATTGTAAATCATAAAACAATGGAGACGTCTCAAAAAGGTGTTTTTGCGGCAGGTGATATCATAGACAGCGAGTTCAAGCAAATAGTTATTTCAGCAGGCCAAGGAGCAATAGCAGCCCTTTCAGCATTTAGATACCTGAGCGGGATATAG
- the gap gene encoding Glyceraldehyde-3-phosphate dehydrogenase, whose protein sequence is MKVAINGFGRIGRTCLRQIYQYNFKKDIEVVAINDLGDIENMAYLLKYDSVYRIFDREVSVIKEGNKSFLKVGDDKIIYLSEPNPENLPWKDLKIDCVIEATGFFTDKEGAEKHIKAGAKRVVITAPAKGDVPHLLPGSTENIEVATLEKVTSNASCTTNAVAPVVAIMMENPGIEKAFLTTVHAYTATQKIVDGPSSKDFRRGRAGAQNIVLTSTGAAKATGKVLPGVSEIFDGIAIRVPVITGSLVDFTFLAKRNTTADEINDIFRSAAKQKRWEGILKVVEDPIVSSDIIGDPYPSIVDLTFTRVVGGNLVKVFAWYDNEWGYVNSLLRHIVTFCK, encoded by the coding sequence TACAATTTTAAAAAAGATATAGAAGTTGTTGCCATAAATGACTTGGGCGACATAGAAAATATGGCTTATTTATTAAAATACGATTCTGTTTACAGAATCTTTGATAGAGAAGTTTCAGTTATAAAAGAAGGCAATAAATCTTTTTTGAAGGTTGGTGACGATAAAATAATTTATTTATCAGAACCAAACCCTGAAAATTTACCTTGGAAAGATTTAAAAATTGACTGCGTTATTGAGGCAACAGGATTTTTTACAGATAAAGAAGGAGCAGAAAAGCATATAAAAGCAGGAGCTAAAAGAGTTGTTATAACAGCGCCGGCAAAAGGGGATGTTCCTCATTTGTTGCCGGGTAGCACGGAAAACATTGAAGTTGCCACCTTAGAGAAAGTTACTTCTAATGCTTCTTGCACAACAAACGCTGTTGCCCCTGTCGTTGCTATTATGATGGAAAATCCCGGAATAGAGAAAGCATTTTTAACAACAGTTCACGCTTACACGGCAACTCAAAAAATAGTAGATGGGCCCTCGAGCAAAGATTTTAGAAGGGGAAGGGCAGGAGCGCAAAACATTGTTTTAACAAGTACAGGTGCAGCAAAAGCAACAGGTAAAGTTTTGCCTGGAGTAAGCGAGATATTTGACGGCATTGCCATAAGAGTTCCTGTTATCACAGGTTCTCTTGTTGATTTTACATTTTTGGCAAAAAGAAATACAACAGCAGATGAGATTAACGATATTTTTAGATCTGCAGCAAAACAAAAAAGGTGGGAGGGTATATTAAAAGTTGTTGAAGATCCAATAGTTTCCTCTGATATAATAGGCGATCCTTATCCTTCTATAGTTGATTTAACTTTCACAAGAGTTGTTGGTGGAAATTTAGTTAAAGTATTTGCTTGGTATGATAACGAATGGGGCTATGTAAATTCTCTTTTAAGGCACATAGTTACTTTTTGTAAATAA